In Juglans microcarpa x Juglans regia isolate MS1-56 chromosome 4S, Jm3101_v1.0, whole genome shotgun sequence, a single window of DNA contains:
- the LOC121263405 gene encoding uncharacterized protein LOC121263405 produces the protein MLFVTTCLLTLSCLFFMGNCVTFPTSEDATGKVILSDGTVHEFGKPLTAAELMLEHSQQVVVELHSAVNEKRPTPLPADKMLETRRIYVMLPVKQGKLAALSSEETRRILLTANSVLRSRSSILSSSRFLPLFARIFPAAGLGDGQGLLMQKKENEERTEKSFVLMESLPEILDGRPDYLSRQLSGKGWKPSLDTIKENNIKKKMSHWLFKR, from the coding sequence ATGCTGTTTGTTACTACTTGTCTCTTAACTTTGAGCTGTCTGTTTTTCATGGGAAACTGTGTCACTTTCCCTACATCAGAAGATGCCACCGGCAAAGTTATTCTTTCCGACGGCACCGTCCATGAATTTGGCAAACCATTAACGGCGGCTGAGCTCATGTTGGAGCACTCCCAACAAGTTGTGGTTGAGCTGCACTCAGCCGTGAATGAGAAGCGGCCAACTCCATTGCCTGCGGACAAGATGTTAGAGACCAGAAGGATTTACGTAATGCTTCCTGTTAAGCAGGGGAAGCTTGCTGCATTGTCCAGTGAAGAAACTCGGCGGATTCTTCTGACCGCAAACTCAGTATTGCGTTCAAGGTCATCAATTTTGTCTTCGTCAAGGTTTCTTCCTTTGTTCGCTCGGATCTTCCCTGCTGCAGGTTTAGGAGATGGACAAGGGTTGTTGATGCAGAAGAAGGAGAACGAAGAGAGGACTGAGAAGAGCTTTGTGTTAATGGAATCTTTGCCAGAGATATTAGATGGAAGGCCGGACTATTTAAGCAGACAATTATCAGGCAAGGGATGGAAACCAAGTTTGGATACCATAAAGGAGAATAACATTAAGAAAAAGATGTCTCACTGGTTGTTTAAAAGATGA